The DNA region TCGCTACGGGAGCCTGCATGCACAGAAACCGTAGGACTAAAATCACAGGAAACTTAGGAAGGAGTCAAAGCATATATCTGATTTACATgttttggaaatgaaaaataaaggcGAAGTCACATATATATGTTGAAAGGCAAGAACAGAGGTAATGTGTATACCTTGACaattgtgtattgtgtgtgatGTCACTTGTTTGAAATGGTAACGCTGTGTCCAGGTGGCACTGAGGAAAGGAACAGGGCTGAAGCTGCGATTATGCTTCTGAAAAGATACATGGAAATGTCTATGCAGAGAGGAGTGTTATGAGTCACTGTAAGTAGACAATCGACCTCAGGGACCTCAGTTCAATTCCAGATTTCATTGCCTCTGACTGGGTTCGCCTTTGGTCATCATGACTCAACTTTAAAGTAACTTTGCATGTTTATCTCTCTGTAGGCCAGGCTATATATTAAGAATAAATACATGACAAAATATGTGTCGTAAATGGCATgaatcatgttttatatttggcATTGTTCACCATGAAATCTAAGCTTAATGTGCAGTAAACAGTAATTCATGATCCTGAGTAGAAGTTGGTTTAAAAAAGTAAactttaattgatttagttGCTGCTTGTGGCAGATGTTACTCTTAAAGTCATATTAAAGCTAAAATGAAGCAGTTATGGTTAGTTTGAttctattttcttatttttgattttttttgcatcaataataaataaacactaaacAAAATTGTGTGTTCTTGATTAAAGTGGAACAAATGAACAACACCAATATGTTTCAGAGCCTCTTAAGATGCTCTAAACCTCATACCACAAGTAGGAGGCACTCATTCATCTGCCATCATTTCTATAAGCGCACTCACATACAAGCTTTAGAGAAAGACCTCTTAaggttaaaggataactggtCTTTTTTAACTCTTGgccttatttttacatattttgggatCACAATGATGAATAGGTACATGAAGTTTAGGCTGCAACGTAATATTGTGCGGCAACTGCACCCGGTCAAAGTGCATCCAAtaaaaaagtgcttgtttttgccattgaCAAGCTCAGATtcttattctaagtgtctgactgactgagagaTAGACGTTTTTGTTAAGGAGTAAaaccctttttgtttaaccagaaacagccgttgtattgctctcttcaaaaccaccagactccatttacaaaaacagtaataGTACCTTGCATAGCACTGATCTGCTGTGATCTACTGCTGCTAttgtttgggttattgtgttttaaagggttcatttggatctgaactaacccaAAAGTTTCACCATAGTTTCTGGAATACATAGGGATCTCAATTCACAGGGAATTCTAGAGTGGAGTCGCTCTTTaaatgtggggggaaaaaatctaGCTTTGCTGTGAATCTTGGGACCAAAGCCTGGGGGTGAAGCTTTATCAGGATTGAATTTCACCACATCCACAATTTAGAACATGTGTCTCCACATGTGTATTCTCATCTCAAACTGACAAAATCTTTCCTAGGACAGTAAAAGTAGGCAGATAACTAAACGTTAATGCAGATTTTAACTCAgtagaatttaaaaacatttacatgtatttttgaaagcaaatctgttgttttaaaaaaaaatggttacAGCAAGCCATGACTTTGGCAATGAGTTTGTTGTTTAAATGGGTTATGAGTCATTGTAATGAAATACATCAGCCTTaagtattttttcaaaatgtcgTATATGGGGATTTAATGAGAAATCGACCCAACGCTCTTCACAACTTTaccaaatgtgtgtgcatgaactTATTTAGACAGAAAAGCAGGGCAGCCGAAGAAATCCACGCCGATGCTGCGGGGGTAGCCTTCTAGCAGCTTCAGAGCCACAGGGTCAAACTTCCAATAGTGCAGCCCACTCAGGAAGTTGGCGTAGCCTGTCACAGAGTGACAGAGGGCAACAGTCAACTATGTGCTTTTCTCAGTCACTAGGCCatataataacaaaaatgacttcattctttattttcattcattcttgtcactttgttgttattttgttcatttacacacataaacacttttCCTGATTCTGGTCCTTACCGTATCTGTCCCGAAAGGCTGCATCAGTATGGCTGGGCACTCCTCCCCACTCGTGTACGCTGCGAGGGTGGACGTCACTGACTCGATTCTCCTGAGGATCGAAGGGCCAGTACGAAGCGGACTTGAAGAGGTAGACTTTCTCAACGCGCTCCTCTTCCCACTTCAAAGCTGCCTGGATATCTGTTACAGGAAGACCCAGCTGCCGCACTGAATCTGGCCCTGTAATCTTCCTCTCAGCATCAAACACCCAGTAGCTGTCACCTGTCATGGTAAAAAGATATGAATAAAACCTCAAATCTGGACCTTGTACTTCATAGGCTACTGTCATTCTCTTTCCTAATTTAGgtgaaaacatttacagctgaCCTGTGTCGTCCTATATAGCAATACCTAAGTAATGATAGGATTTATTccttataattattatattatattatattctactttgACTGATTCTTGTTATTTCATCTTCTCTCGTCCTCTCTGTCAATGTGACAAAATTATTTCCTGCATGTACACTTGTATGTAAAGAATACTGTACGGCATAGCAACTGTCTGCTATACATACCAAtggtctgctatacagaaataacagaatgCCGTAATTGATCAATCAGAATCGactaataaactaataaatgtatataaatagctgtatatattgttttattttatagttCATCCTGTTCTGTTCTAAATTGAATTGTCTGTACATATGTTCTTGTTTAGCATGCAGGGACTACAACTTTCATTTCATggtgcaaccctgtgttgtaaaacAACTTTTTGTCACCTCAGCCTGATCTTCTTCAAATAAACTTGATGTATTAACCTAATAATCTAATACCAGACAGTCACAGTGTACTGACACACCCTAGAGGGCTtttcatcactgcagcaagtTGAGAAGTGAAATCCCTGGAGGTCAACAAATACAAGATGTTCAGCTGCTTTTAAGTTGCCCTTTAAATTTacctttttactttatttcatttaaaccTTTCTCTACTCGCACTGTACACATGTAGTTTATAAGAAGAATGGTGTCATATTTACCATTAAAATTCATTGTAATTAAAAAGGTCCTCATTTCACATAGAAGTTCACAAAAGCCTTTGACTGAAAGCTAAATGTGTCTTAGATCTGTACTTGATGGCCTCATACcgtggatgtataaagagaactggatacaaTATTGGAGACGGGACCCCCTTCATTCTAATGAAAGTTGCTTAGTGCCACATGAAGCAAAAAAGTTTAGCCAGCTTTGTATAAAATGACCTGGATTTTCTGCATCAGTGAGGTGCATAGAGCAAGCACTCAGTCTCAGGCTCACTGACATGAACAACAGTTTAGTATGGTCTTGGAAATATAGTCTTGGAAAATAACTCTGGATTCGGCTATTAGGAACTTTTAGgacattatgatttaaaaagggAGTACTTGTGAGTTCATACTGGGAAGTTGAtgtcccaaaaaaaaaaatccactgatTTACAGATGACTAAAATTCTTTTGGGGTCCAATTGCATCACGTGATGGAAGTTGTAATTCCACAGTTTCACCACCATCACAAATTTGCTTTAAAGCCCTGTGCTGTTCCTGAATCCAggtctctctatatatatatatccatctTACATACATGATATGCCTCCTTTGCCTCTGGGAGTGAGTTTTAACTGCTGTCAGTGCTCTGTATTATGACCAACCTTGGAAGAACCAGATGTTGCCAGACTTGTCTTCATATGCTGCATCAATGTGGTCAGGAATGCCTCTCCAGTGGCGTGATGCCAAGGCTGGATATCCAGCTTGTAGCTGCCCATCACGGATACGCCAAACATACTGGGACTTAAAGAAGAACAGCTCTCCCCTGATCATGGAGACGGCATCAAAGTTTGTTCTGCAGGCGTCCGGCTAGGGGACAATAACATGCAGCGTTTTTGTATGAAGACTAGTATGCAAAGTTGTAAAATACTAAACTGCTGAAATTTTGAAATACGGTACATGTAGCTTTGAGGTAATTTCCAACTATTTCAATCTCACCATTCCCATGTCAATTTCATTGGTCTCTGTTATCTCAGGCGGTGTGTGTCGAGGGGGGCCATACAGATACTGGATGCCTCTCTTGTCATCTTCACTTAGCTGCAGAGGGTAGGAGTCGCTATAGAAAGGACACATCACAGCATCAGGCTCTAGGGAGTGCTGCAGACCCAGGACATGACCAAACTCATGAGCTGCAACTTGTAGGAGGTCAGTGCCTGCAGAGGACAGCAAAGGACAAATGTTAAGTACCACTAAAATTAATTGTTGAATGTTTTACCCTTTAGTGGAATGAAGAAGTAGTTTCCTGGTCCCCTGGCaaacctgaccagtgatgacatgtataGCCACATGTCATCATTCAACCACTGGCTGTCGAGGGTGTGCCCAGCAAATGATGAGGGCTTCATAGATAAATGGCAAACTTTTGGAGGAAGACCTGGTCTGATTAGAAGAGATTCATTCTACTTTGGATAGAGCAGCTCTCCCATCCAGGAACATGGCTGAGTTTATTAGGCCTAAAGCGTGACAAGCCAGAGTTGacaccaggaggcagagctgcagtccttacacacttctctgtgCTTCCATTAGAACAGTTCCACAGACACCCCGCCATTTAAATCACTGAAATCAACTGACTcaaaaggaaacagaagaggagtTATACTAAAAACATCTAATAAAAAGTCTGGTTGGCTCCCGACgagcagcagcctggctgttCACAGCAGCATTAACACCAGTCACCAAGCAATTCTGTTCCTCTGCTCCTTCATAATCATAAGTAGAGCTGATCTTCATCAATTAGCtcatgaaatttaaaaaacacattcacaaacagcagtgaaacaagcctatttctaataaatatagTGGGAAACATTGGGGGAACTGAAACTCCTAGAGATCCTTattgcatcagacagaggacttcgCTCTGTTCTGTACTTGTTAGATCTTAGAGCTGCATTTGCTGCAATTCACTATCACATCTTATTATAGAGACATCTCTCCGGCATGAAAGGACGTAGGAAAAATGAGTCCACGCATTTGTTACTTCCAGGCTGGATTATTGCAATTCCTTAATATCAGGCTGCCTCAACAAGTCTGTAAGGTCTCTCGAGCTGGTCCAGAGGGCTGCAGCACATGCACTGACAAGAACTAGAAAGAGAGACTATATTTTGCCAATATTAGCCTCTCTGCATTGGCCCCCTGTAAAATCTAGactagaatttaaaatccttctcctcacctacgAAGCCCTTAATGGTCAGGCACCAATATATCTTATATCGTACCCCATTACcccacagcagcactgtgctcccagaatgcgGGCTTAGTTGTGGTCTCCAAAAGTAGTATGTGAGGCAGAGTTTTCaaggcagacaccctctctacatttaagagtatggttaaacaaaaagttcctttttgataaagcttaaaAGCTTAATGATTTTTATGACATGAATTGGAATGAGGAAGagaaaccctttaaaaccaagtttgtaaaacataaaacaagacAGAGTTTACCTCTCAGTATTTCAAATGCACTCACCCACATTGTTGCCCACTGTCCAATGCTCATCATAGTCAAAGTGgacttctccctctctgtgtgtcctggGAAAAAAGGCGTGCGCAAGGATTCCTCCCGGACCATCAAAAGGTAAGTTGTCTCCATGCCAGTACCTACACACGCACTTGTTTTATTGTACAAAAGCAATCTAATACACAATATCACACATTTGGAGCAATTTCTATATGCTTAGTGTATTGAAAATCTTGGggaaaagatttttaaaaaatgaactttgaattGCATCATTCAGGCTGCCATTCTGTGCTACAATACAGcagtacctttttttttcataaaactcCTGAATGAACATGTGCTTTGTGAATGCTGAACATTACTCCTGTAAGGAGAGAAACGTTTTCCTTTTAATGGCTGCTTAAATTTACATGAACAAGATCAGACCTGCTGGTGGTTGCATGAGTAggaaatacatgaaatgaagcatcacatttatttttttccaggaAATTTACAGGAGGCAGGAGGCAtgctttcattgtttcattttaagtCTTTAAGTCTTCTGTTATAGGTCTGTCTGCTTTTATGACTTGTTAGTTTTTAATagctttaaatacattttaacagttttttacgatgtgcttttatttctttgtagACATTCTCACTTTGGACTGCTAGCATTTTCTAAATATGTACCCCCCATGGTAAACAAACCGCTATAATTGACTGCCAGTTCAGGAATTTGACTGATCTAAAACCACATATGCAAAAATCATTTTCTACTTGGGTCTTACACTGTGAATAGATATCCACATCTGTTTCTGCAGCAAATGTAAAGCCATAAAGGGATAATgcttcaaatgtaaataaaatactttCATCAACACTCTCCAGACAGTACATGTGTTTTAAACAATGTggttaaaacagaaacattgttAAATCAGTCTgcatttttctctaaatgaaAAGGAGTGATTCTTACAGTATCTGTTGTCCACGGCTGTTTTATACTGTATGAAaatcttctcctccttttcattaaatccctgcagccaccTGA from Pempheris klunzingeri isolate RE-2024b chromosome 19, fPemKlu1.hap1, whole genome shotgun sequence includes:
- the LOC139219138 gene encoding stromelysin-3-like, producing the protein MRAAVFCGSILPLHLFLCVRSLPVRDRGALSGYKQLQGWPHSNSEVSLKKRGRHEQETLNKDYHLKSILASKNDSEIWRRPRCGVPDYPALVQVDISYYNLKKKRGGRSRQLRMKRFVLFGRRWEKIDLTYKIVRFPWQMSEDKVKRVLQEALGVWSAVTPLRFREVTTEKADIIIDFNRYWHGDNLPFDGPGGILAHAFFPRTHREGEVHFDYDEHWTVGNNVGTDLLQVAAHEFGHVLGLQHSLEPDAVMCPFYSDSYPLQLSEDDKRGIQYLYGPPRHTPPEITETNEIDMGMPDACRTNFDAVSMIRGELFFFKSQYVWRIRDGQLQAGYPALASRHWRGIPDHIDAAYEDKSGNIWFFQGDSYWVFDAERKITGPDSVRQLGLPVTDIQAALKWEEERVEKVYLFKSASYWPFDPQENRVSDVHPRSVHEWGGVPSHTDAAFRDRYGYANFLSGLHYWKFDPVALKLLEGYPRSIGVDFFGCPAFLSK